The following proteins are encoded in a genomic region of Spirosoma sp. SC4-14:
- the bioB gene encoding biotin synthase BioB, giving the protein MTALRTDWTRAEITEIYNSPVLDLIYRAATVHRQHHDPQEVQVCTLLSVKTGGCPEDCAYCPQAARYHTNVKVHKLMEVDEVLEAAQRAKDTGSTRFCMGAAWREVRDNRDFDKVLEMVHGVNEMGLEVCCTLGMLTESQAEKLKNAGLYAYNHNLDTSEEFYGDIITTRTYDDRLDTIGHARKAGISVCSGGIIGMGESDQDRIGMLHTLATLPEHPESVPVNALVPVEGTPLEEQPRVSVWEMVRMIATARIIMPKAMVRLSAGRVRMTTEEQALCFLAGANSIFAGDKLLTTPNPAEDADLQLFQTLNIRPRKAFKNEGQSDQERPGVVFEQIPLAVNY; this is encoded by the coding sequence ATGACTGCTCTTCGTACTGACTGGACTCGTGCCGAAATCACCGAGATATATAATTCGCCCGTACTGGATCTGATATACCGGGCTGCTACTGTACATCGCCAGCACCACGATCCGCAGGAAGTGCAGGTTTGCACCCTGCTGTCGGTTAAAACAGGAGGATGCCCTGAAGATTGCGCTTATTGTCCGCAGGCTGCCCGCTATCATACCAACGTGAAAGTGCATAAGCTTATGGAGGTCGACGAGGTGTTGGAAGCGGCACAGCGGGCTAAAGATACGGGCAGTACACGCTTTTGCATGGGAGCTGCCTGGCGCGAAGTACGCGACAATCGTGATTTCGACAAAGTTCTCGAAATGGTTCACGGAGTCAACGAAATGGGGCTGGAAGTATGCTGTACGCTCGGTATGTTGACCGAAAGTCAGGCCGAGAAACTGAAAAATGCGGGTCTGTATGCCTATAACCACAACCTCGATACCAGCGAAGAGTTTTACGGCGACATTATTACTACGCGTACGTACGACGATCGGCTGGATACCATTGGCCATGCTCGAAAAGCTGGGATTTCAGTCTGTTCGGGCGGCATTATCGGCATGGGTGAATCGGATCAGGATCGGATTGGTATGCTGCACACACTGGCTACGCTTCCTGAACACCCTGAGTCGGTCCCGGTCAATGCGCTGGTACCGGTAGAAGGAACCCCGCTGGAAGAACAACCACGGGTATCGGTTTGGGAAATGGTTCGGATGATTGCTACGGCCCGAATTATCATGCCGAAAGCGATGGTACGCCTGTCGGCTGGCCGGGTTCGGATGACTACCGAAGAGCAGGCTCTTTGTTTTCTGGCTGGTGCTAACTCGATTTTCGCAGGGGATAAACTGCTAACCACGCCAAACCCCGCTGAAGATGCCGATCTGCAACTGTTCCAGACACTGAATATTCGTCCTCGAAAAGCATTCAAAAATGAGGGTCAGTCTGACCAGGAGCGCCCTGGTGTCGTTTTTGAGCAGATTCCGCTTGCCGTAAATTACTAA
- a CDS encoding EamA family transporter, with product MWWVYALISALFAALTAILAKIGIKGVNSDLATAIRTVVILLVAWGVVFWRGGIDTLPALNQKNWTFLICSGLATGFSWIFYFKALQLGKVSQVAAVDKLSVALAILLSVVLLGETLTWKAAIGAALIIGGTLVLIL from the coding sequence ATGTGGTGGGTATACGCATTAATTTCGGCCTTATTTGCTGCGCTGACGGCAATTCTGGCGAAAATAGGGATCAAAGGGGTCAATAGCGATTTAGCTACCGCCATTCGAACGGTGGTTATTTTGCTGGTGGCCTGGGGAGTGGTGTTTTGGCGTGGCGGTATCGACACGTTGCCTGCTCTTAACCAGAAAAACTGGACATTTTTGATTTGTTCGGGGCTGGCAACTGGATTTTCCTGGATTTTTTATTTCAAAGCGCTTCAACTGGGTAAGGTTTCGCAAGTGGCTGCCGTCGATAAGCTTAGCGTGGCCCTTGCTATACTCCTTTCCGTAGTTCTATTGGGTGAAACACTGACCTGGAAAGCTGCAATAGGAGCGGCTCTAATAATTGGAGGAACACTTGTGCTGATTTTATAA
- a CDS encoding TonB-dependent receptor, with the protein MRSILYLLYCLLLAGPLLAQAQGAQPDPARPASPSSEALPKGNAKITGYAVDSTLTKAVEYANVALYDALTGQLIDGTVADEKGKFTLNRLAAGSYRLLISFLGYTAKTVDNVVIAKGQVKDMGVIRLSASTRTLNEVTVAGKKALVEDRVDRLIYNADSDVAAKGGDAIDILKKVPMLSVDLTGNVTLQGSSSVRVLINNKPSSILAGNLADALRQIPADLIKTVEVITSPSAKYDGEGSGGIINIITKKNTLQGLHLDVDGGTGNRNSTLGLNGSFRKGNLGVNLNGNGRVIYNPSASDLNQTTFLASGATPIRTSQHIDAFDKGTFAQYAFGLDYDLAKNQSLTGGVRLGIRNLSQDQHQTTSSLGNESTTLPNKRDVNTQNLSNSIDVNLDYLHTYPGAGDDSRKELSFSTQYSQSHLTNNFEANLLDTVGQISSRQKNLNFATNQEFILQADYQTYINKRLQVEFGAKNTFRKVTSDYSYFLAGPTTEFTSNPDRPSGLLDYNQNIAAAYLSTTLTTRSNLVIKPGLRYEYTSIQARTGNTSTGEPGPISIPDYGRLLPSLNLAQKIGESSSLKLGYTRRIRRPFIDDLNPNFNTANPLNIRVGNPYLKPETVDRVEIGYSTQLKKTYLNFSLYTRLNRDDIQSISQRSDTLAGAVVTRVTNLGKEYNYGTNLFATFTILPRWSVNTNIDIMYRFIQGMALDINGVSAMISNQGFRWGGRLDTQLQLDKGWIVQANMGYRGKDIALQGYRIGFAQYSLGARKSFTNKRGSVGFVAENFLTHGMRFTSILNSAQFNQDFRQYIYNSSVRLTLSYKFGSLNGAKVRKSKSISEEN; encoded by the coding sequence ATGCGTTCTATTCTCTATCTATTGTATTGTTTACTATTAGCAGGGCCATTACTGGCTCAGGCACAGGGGGCGCAACCGGACCCCGCCAGACCTGCTTCACCATCCTCAGAAGCTCTCCCAAAAGGTAATGCTAAAATTACGGGCTATGCCGTAGATTCAACGTTGACTAAAGCCGTTGAGTATGCAAACGTTGCGTTGTATGATGCCCTTACTGGTCAATTGATCGATGGGACGGTGGCCGATGAAAAAGGTAAATTTACACTCAATCGGTTAGCTGCGGGATCGTACCGACTACTTATCTCATTTTTAGGATATACTGCCAAAACTGTCGATAACGTCGTTATTGCTAAAGGACAGGTAAAAGATATGGGCGTTATCCGACTAAGTGCCAGTACCCGCACACTAAACGAGGTGACCGTTGCCGGGAAAAAAGCATTGGTAGAGGATAGAGTAGATCGTCTGATTTATAATGCAGATAGTGATGTAGCGGCCAAGGGCGGAGATGCCATCGACATTCTGAAAAAGGTCCCCATGTTATCAGTCGATTTGACAGGCAATGTCACGTTGCAGGGAAGCTCCAGCGTGCGCGTGCTGATCAACAACAAACCGTCTTCGATTCTGGCAGGCAACCTGGCCGATGCACTCCGGCAAATTCCAGCCGACCTTATCAAAACTGTTGAAGTAATTACGTCGCCTTCCGCTAAATATGACGGTGAAGGCAGCGGGGGAATTATCAACATCATTACCAAGAAAAATACATTGCAGGGTCTACACCTGGATGTAGACGGTGGTACTGGCAATCGTAATTCAACGCTGGGGCTAAATGGTAGCTTCCGAAAGGGTAACTTGGGGGTTAACCTGAATGGCAATGGCCGGGTCATTTACAACCCATCTGCATCGGATTTGAACCAGACAACGTTTCTGGCATCGGGCGCCACGCCGATTCGGACCAGTCAGCACATCGATGCTTTTGATAAAGGGACTTTTGCTCAATATGCCTTTGGCCTGGATTATGATCTGGCCAAGAATCAATCGTTAACCGGCGGAGTTCGGTTGGGTATCCGAAATCTAAGCCAGGATCAACATCAAACAACAAGTAGTCTTGGCAACGAAAGTACGACGCTGCCCAATAAGCGAGATGTTAACACCCAGAACCTATCCAATTCGATTGATGTCAACCTTGATTATTTACATACATATCCCGGTGCAGGTGACGATTCCCGGAAAGAATTAAGCTTTTCGACACAGTATAGTCAGAGCCACCTGACCAATAATTTTGAAGCGAATCTATTGGATACCGTTGGCCAGATCAGCAGCCGCCAGAAAAACCTGAACTTTGCCACCAACCAGGAATTTATTTTACAGGCCGATTATCAAACGTATATCAATAAACGGCTTCAAGTGGAATTTGGCGCTAAAAATACCTTTCGGAAAGTTACCAGCGACTACAGCTATTTTTTAGCAGGCCCCACAACGGAGTTTACTTCTAATCCAGATCGTCCATCCGGCCTGCTCGATTACAATCAGAATATTGCCGCAGCTTACTTGTCAACAACCCTGACAACGCGCAGTAATCTGGTTATCAAGCCAGGACTACGTTATGAATATACCAGCATTCAGGCCCGAACGGGTAATACATCGACAGGGGAGCCGGGTCCGATTTCTATTCCAGACTATGGGCGATTGCTCCCCAGTCTCAATCTGGCCCAGAAAATTGGGGAGAGTTCCAGCCTGAAATTAGGCTACACCCGCCGTATTCGCCGACCGTTTATTGATGATCTGAACCCCAACTTCAATACGGCTAATCCGCTCAATATAAGAGTGGGTAATCCATACCTTAAACCGGAAACGGTTGACAGGGTCGAAATCGGTTATAGTACCCAGTTAAAGAAGACATATTTGAATTTTTCGCTTTATACCCGGCTCAATAGAGATGATATTCAATCCATTAGCCAACGTTCCGATACGCTGGCGGGGGCCGTTGTGACGCGGGTTACTAACCTGGGGAAAGAATATAACTATGGCACTAACCTTTTTGCAACGTTTACTATTTTGCCCCGCTGGAGTGTCAATACAAATATTGATATCATGTACCGTTTTATTCAGGGAATGGCACTGGACATCAACGGGGTGTCTGCCATGATCAGTAATCAGGGATTCCGCTGGGGCGGTCGACTCGACACGCAACTGCAATTGGACAAAGGCTGGATTGTGCAGGCGAATATGGGTTACCGTGGCAAAGACATCGCTCTGCAGGGCTACCGAATCGGATTTGCTCAATATTCATTGGGTGCTCGGAAAAGCTTTACCAATAAACGCGGAAGTGTAGGCTTTGTAGCAGAAAATTTTCTGACTCATGGTATGCGCTTTACATCCATATTGAACTCTGCGCAGTTTAACCAGGATTTCCGACAATATATTTATAACTCCAGTGTTCGGCTAACCCTCAGTTATAAGTTTGGAAGTCTGAACGGAGCCAAAGTAAGAAAAAGTAAATCGATAAGTGAGGAAAATTAA
- a CDS encoding sulfite exporter TauE/SafE family protein produces the protein MFFPYLFVVISALFAFSLSAVCGGGAGLLLLPMLGSLLPGAQVPAALSIGTMSSSFSRILAFWSRIRWDIVVWFVPAALPAVWLGARLLSYLNPLYLELLMGLFLMANLPQIFRPAAGANTTPSMPKWVLAFIGAAAGFVSGLTGAVGLLFNRFYLRYGLKKEEIVATRAANEIVLHAIKLILYASFGLLTSRALTVGGLVAVAAMASSWAMTWLLPRLSERFFRQIGYTAMVVSGLSLFIDASGQVISKNSVALDFSPLANGTTTQLQWRNTLFSLEFEYDEGFEFEHTIVFNDLPSDKQAQVRALSRGAEKYVLEEVFSLHQRSYEVYVYRGNKLEKFDI, from the coding sequence ATGTTCTTCCCTTATTTGTTTGTAGTCATCTCTGCCTTGTTCGCGTTTTCATTAAGTGCTGTTTGTGGCGGAGGAGCAGGGCTGTTATTACTACCCATGCTGGGATCGCTCTTGCCCGGCGCTCAGGTACCAGCCGCCTTATCGATTGGTACCATGTCCAGTTCTTTTTCCCGAATCCTGGCGTTTTGGAGTCGTATTCGCTGGGATATCGTCGTCTGGTTCGTACCGGCGGCATTGCCTGCTGTTTGGCTGGGAGCACGGTTACTTAGCTATCTGAATCCGTTGTATCTGGAGCTGCTCATGGGTTTATTCTTAATGGCGAATCTACCCCAGATTTTTCGGCCGGCCGCCGGGGCAAACACAACCCCTTCAATGCCTAAATGGGTACTGGCGTTCATTGGGGCTGCGGCTGGATTTGTATCGGGTTTAACAGGAGCGGTAGGTTTACTCTTTAACCGCTTTTATCTGCGTTATGGCCTGAAAAAAGAAGAAATCGTAGCTACCAGAGCGGCCAATGAAATTGTGCTCCATGCTATCAAGTTGATACTGTATGCGTCGTTTGGCCTCCTGACGAGCCGCGCGTTAACAGTGGGTGGGCTGGTAGCCGTAGCTGCCATGGCTTCGTCCTGGGCGATGACGTGGTTACTGCCCCGACTTAGCGAGCGGTTCTTCCGACAGATTGGGTACACGGCTATGGTTGTTTCGGGGTTAAGCCTATTTATTGACGCTTCAGGACAGGTCATATCCAAAAATTCAGTAGCACTCGATTTCTCGCCACTGGCAAATGGTACTACTACTCAGCTTCAATGGCGCAATACATTATTCTCGTTGGAATTCGAATACGACGAAGGGTTTGAGTTCGAACATACAATTGTATTCAACGATTTACCTTCAGATAAACAAGCTCAGGTGAGGGCGCTTTCAAGGGGGGCAGAAAAATATGTGCTGGAAGAAGTATTCAGTCTCCATCAGCGCTCCTATGAAGTGTATGTATATCGAGGAAACAAACTGGAGAAGTTCGATATCTGA
- a CDS encoding phosphatase PAP2 family protein — MTTRQLRQYLYRHGGSRASDYPKLVEWVARRLSTDHFQGLPLTVLMGLLVGNVLVLSEIAENLVKSEPMVKIDALFTQGLVRNRTPLISHILYALTWLGSFYMTIGLTLAGSFFLYRQQKKRNIIILWVMLAGVGTTVQLGKRTFSRARPQQVAYYPETGYSFPSGHSATAMTLYGLLGYWLVRGRHRLHHPVRIGVLAAILILAVGFSRIYLGVHFLSDVLGGYLLGACWLLVGIVLSEWQRQHT, encoded by the coding sequence ATGACAACCAGGCAACTTCGGCAGTATTTATATCGACATGGCGGATCGCGGGCTAGTGACTACCCAAAGTTAGTTGAGTGGGTAGCCCGTCGACTTTCAACCGATCATTTTCAGGGGCTTCCGCTGACGGTGCTGATGGGTTTGCTAGTAGGCAATGTACTGGTATTGTCCGAGATAGCGGAGAACCTGGTGAAATCGGAGCCGATGGTCAAAATCGACGCGCTGTTTACCCAGGGACTCGTTCGGAACCGAACCCCACTAATCAGCCATATTCTTTATGCACTTACCTGGCTGGGTTCTTTCTATATGACTATAGGATTAACGCTGGCCGGGTCTTTTTTTCTATACCGACAGCAAAAAAAGCGGAACATCATCATACTTTGGGTTATGCTGGCGGGTGTTGGTACCACGGTTCAGCTCGGTAAACGAACGTTTAGCCGAGCTCGTCCGCAACAGGTAGCCTATTATCCAGAAACGGGGTATTCCTTTCCCAGTGGTCACTCGGCCACGGCGATGACCTTGTACGGCCTTTTGGGATACTGGCTGGTGAGGGGCCGTCATCGACTCCATCATCCGGTACGGATTGGTGTATTGGCCGCTATTCTAATTCTGGCCGTGGGTTTCAGCCGTATTTATTTAGGTGTGCATTTTTTGAGCGATGTATTGGGTGGGTATCTGTTAGGTGCTTGCTGGCTCCTTGTCGGTATTGTGCTGTCGGAATGGCAGCGGCAACATACCTGA
- a CDS encoding acyltransferase family protein codes for MVATQQQTTDSLGAQSKAVEAISFRRYDLDWLRVIAILTLLFYHTGMIYVSWGWHVQSKATSPEFELVMRWLHRWRMPLLFFISGAGTYFALRKRSYGAYAGERVRRLFVPLVFGMFVVVPPQIYFEWLFRGRFSGSYGEFYPNVFHFQPYQDGGAGGAFSWHHLWFVAYLFLYSLISIPVFRWLKNKQGQRFVDRIGQLIARPGGAMWLVGFLLLNDVVLGGFFPNETHALINDWAYFMKNLILFWLGFILISRRNFWQTIADQRRYFLAGTLVCTIILYAARPFFGLDPANDTVLVRTLFSFNSIGLTWFSVLMTIGYGYRYLNANPLWREKPILPKLNEAVYPFYILHQTVIVMVGYYVLTQMELGVYDGFLVVSFSSLAICIFLYLLVIRPYKLMRLLFGMK; via the coding sequence ATGGTTGCTACACAACAACAAACAACAGATTCGTTGGGAGCGCAGTCAAAGGCTGTTGAGGCTATATCGTTCCGGCGCTACGACCTCGACTGGTTGCGGGTCATCGCCATACTGACCCTGCTCTTCTATCATACCGGTATGATCTACGTTTCGTGGGGATGGCATGTACAAAGCAAAGCTACCAGCCCCGAGTTTGAACTGGTGATGCGGTGGCTGCATCGGTGGCGGATGCCCCTGTTGTTTTTCATTTCAGGAGCCGGAACGTATTTCGCATTGCGCAAACGCTCTTATGGCGCTTATGCCGGTGAGCGGGTTCGGCGGTTATTTGTGCCGCTGGTGTTTGGTATGTTTGTAGTTGTGCCGCCACAAATTTATTTCGAGTGGCTGTTCCGCGGCCGTTTTTCGGGGAGCTACGGCGAATTCTACCCCAATGTGTTTCACTTTCAGCCTTATCAGGATGGGGGTGCGGGGGGCGCTTTTAGCTGGCACCACCTTTGGTTTGTGGCCTATCTGTTTTTGTATTCGTTAATCAGCATTCCTGTTTTTCGCTGGCTGAAAAATAAGCAGGGGCAACGGTTTGTTGATCGGATTGGCCAACTAATTGCGCGACCGGGTGGGGCTATGTGGCTGGTTGGTTTTCTGCTGCTCAACGATGTTGTGTTAGGTGGTTTTTTTCCGAATGAAACCCACGCGCTGATCAACGACTGGGCATATTTTATGAAAAATCTGATCCTGTTCTGGCTTGGTTTTATCCTGATCAGTCGTCGCAATTTCTGGCAGACTATCGCCGACCAGCGTCGTTACTTTCTGGCGGGCACCCTGGTTTGTACGATCATACTGTACGCAGCCAGGCCCTTTTTCGGGCTCGACCCTGCCAACGATACGGTGTTAGTCCGAACGCTTTTCAGTTTCAATAGCATTGGGTTAACCTGGTTTTCGGTACTAATGACAATTGGGTATGGCTACCGCTATCTGAATGCCAATCCGTTATGGCGAGAAAAGCCCATTCTGCCCAAACTAAATGAGGCTGTTTATCCATTTTATATCCTGCACCAGACCGTAATCGTAATGGTTGGGTATTATGTGCTTACCCAAATGGAGCTTGGGGTTTACGACGGATTTTTAGTAGTAAGTTTTTCATCGTTAGCCATTTGCATTTTTCTGTACCTGCTTGTCATCCGGCCTTATAAACTGATGCGTTTGTTGTTTGGTATGAAGTGA
- a CDS encoding pyrroloquinoline quinone-dependent dehydrogenase: MPSFLNCLPNFLRTTILAGLIILLYSSAGAQPSGSVEWPAYGNDAGGMRFSPLKQINTTNVKQLTVAWTFRTGELEHYKGTYAHEKAAFEATPIMVDGTLFFSTPTSRVFAIDAASGKQKWEYDPDVYLRQDLSEITSRGVSVWPASTDKQASSTTGKRIFVATLDGRLIALDAATGKPISEFGKAGSVDLRQGIGNISVTSPPAVIGNTIVVGSSMGDNQRFNNERGVVRAYDALTGALRWSWDPIPRSKKDPGFDTWQGPDAHRTGAANAWSLISADAGRDLVFVPTTSPSPDYYGGERLGQNLFASSIVAIRASTGKVVWHFQTVHHDLWDYDNAAQPLLFTFMQNGKPVPAVAVGTKMGHIFILNRETGKPLLPVDERPVPKSTIPGEEAWPTQPFPATLPLLGLQKLETWGMTPDDKSAAQKRIEGLRYDGVFTPPSLQGSVITPGNVGGIHWGGMCYDPESGFLITNVNRLAAIIRILPREQLAASVKNNEEMLRAETGMQSGTPYVLKRSYLFKGGEGGFLMQTPPPWGTLVAIDLQKSALAWEVPLGYMMDPVKYPQAKQWGSLNFGGAVVTAGGLVFVAASLDGHLRAFNRQDGSLLWEAALPVSAQATPMTYQINGQQYVVIAAGGHGKLNTKLGDYVVAYRLP, from the coding sequence ATGCCATCATTCCTGAATTGTTTACCGAATTTTCTTAGAACCACGATCCTTGCAGGGCTTATCATACTGCTCTATTCATCGGCCGGGGCTCAGCCATCCGGTTCTGTCGAGTGGCCTGCCTACGGAAATGATGCCGGAGGAATGCGGTTTTCCCCACTGAAGCAGATCAATACTACTAACGTTAAACAACTAACCGTAGCCTGGACGTTTCGAACGGGTGAACTGGAGCATTACAAAGGGACCTACGCTCACGAAAAAGCGGCTTTCGAAGCAACGCCCATCATGGTGGATGGTACGCTTTTTTTTAGTACACCAACCTCACGCGTGTTTGCTATAGATGCTGCTTCAGGAAAACAGAAATGGGAATACGACCCGGATGTGTACCTGCGTCAGGATTTATCAGAGATAACTTCCAGAGGTGTTTCGGTCTGGCCTGCCTCAACCGATAAGCAAGCTTCGTCAACCACCGGTAAGCGGATCTTTGTAGCCACACTGGATGGTCGACTGATTGCGCTCGATGCCGCTACTGGCAAGCCGATTTCTGAGTTTGGGAAAGCTGGAAGCGTCGACTTGCGACAGGGAATCGGCAACATTAGTGTTACATCGCCACCGGCCGTTATTGGCAATACCATTGTGGTAGGGTCGTCGATGGGCGACAATCAGCGATTCAATAATGAGCGCGGTGTTGTTCGGGCATACGATGCCCTGACTGGAGCTTTACGATGGAGTTGGGACCCCATTCCGCGCTCGAAAAAAGACCCTGGATTCGATACCTGGCAAGGTCCTGATGCGCATCGGACGGGCGCGGCCAATGCCTGGTCGCTGATTTCGGCCGATGCCGGGCGAGATCTGGTTTTCGTGCCCACTACCAGCCCTAGCCCCGACTATTACGGGGGCGAACGCTTAGGGCAAAATCTGTTCGCCAGCTCGATTGTTGCCATTCGGGCTTCGACGGGTAAGGTTGTCTGGCATTTTCAGACAGTACACCATGACTTATGGGACTACGACAATGCTGCTCAGCCGCTCCTGTTTACATTTATGCAAAATGGAAAGCCGGTTCCTGCGGTGGCTGTGGGTACTAAAATGGGCCATATTTTTATTTTAAATCGGGAAACGGGTAAGCCGCTATTGCCCGTTGACGAACGCCCCGTTCCTAAATCAACCATTCCGGGCGAAGAAGCCTGGCCTACACAACCGTTTCCGGCAACATTGCCGCTGCTGGGGTTGCAGAAACTGGAGACGTGGGGAATGACGCCCGACGATAAATCGGCTGCGCAGAAGCGGATAGAAGGACTTCGTTATGATGGCGTATTTACGCCACCGTCTTTGCAGGGGAGCGTTATTACACCCGGCAACGTAGGGGGGATTCACTGGGGAGGCATGTGCTATGATCCAGAGTCGGGCTTTCTCATTACAAATGTTAACCGGCTGGCGGCTATCATACGAATTTTGCCAAGAGAACAGTTGGCCGCATCGGTCAAGAACAATGAAGAGATGCTTCGGGCCGAAACCGGGATGCAGTCGGGAACGCCCTATGTGCTGAAACGTAGCTATCTGTTTAAGGGAGGGGAAGGCGGTTTTCTGATGCAGACACCTCCGCCCTGGGGAACGTTAGTCGCAATCGATCTGCAAAAAAGCGCACTGGCCTGGGAGGTGCCGTTGGGGTATATGATGGACCCCGTGAAATACCCACAGGCAAAACAATGGGGTTCGCTGAATTTTGGTGGAGCGGTTGTTACGGCGGGCGGGCTTGTCTTTGTAGCGGCTAGCCTGGATGGTCATTTGCGGGCTTTCAATCGGCAGGATGGTAGTCTGCTCTGGGAAGCAGCTCTGCCGGTAAGTGCCCAGGCCACTCCAATGACTTATCAGATCAACGGGCAACAGTATGTAGTCATTGCGGCCGGTGGACACGGTAAGCTCAACACAAAACTAGGAGATTATGTAGTGGCGTATCGATTACCATAG